A DNA window from Thermodesulfobacteriota bacterium contains the following coding sequences:
- the qmoC gene encoding quinone-interacting membrane-bound oxidoreductase complex subunit QmoC translates to MAGRQLIEPDMNFVKKVVSFGGDTLKKCFQCATCSVVCNLTPEKKPFPRKEMIWVSWGLKERLLGDPDIWLCYQCNDCSTYCPRGAKPGDVLAAIRNYSFMHYAFPGFLGKALSQGRYLPLLLAFPIVLFLFLMGITGHLNIPQGEIVFKKFVPHTIVDPVFIIVSILVFVSIVVGVKRFWKGMKNGVHPSESQNLSFLDFVKSHVIPVLVDIFKHSKFKECEENRPRYLAHMMIFYGFIALAIVTGIVFLGIYFLGLHEMLPLHQLNPIKILANLGALALFTGCTLVISNRLKADEDKSRSTYLDWVFIIMVYLIAISGILTEVTRLFDVAALAYPLYFVHLILVFYLIAYLPFSKFAHFIYRTVALVYASYSGREIRG, encoded by the coding sequence ATGGCAGGCAGACAACTCATAGAACCGGATATGAATTTTGTCAAAAAGGTAGTGAGCTTTGGAGGGGATACACTTAAGAAGTGTTTTCAATGTGCGACATGCTCTGTTGTGTGTAACCTGACGCCGGAAAAGAAACCTTTCCCGAGGAAAGAGATGATCTGGGTTTCCTGGGGACTAAAAGAAAGGCTCTTGGGCGATCCTGATATATGGCTTTGCTATCAATGTAACGATTGTTCTACCTACTGTCCCCGGGGGGCAAAGCCTGGCGATGTCCTCGCCGCGATAAGAAACTATAGCTTTATGCACTATGCTTTTCCAGGATTTTTAGGTAAGGCTTTGAGTCAGGGAAGGTATTTGCCCCTTCTGTTGGCATTTCCCATTGTTTTGTTTCTCTTTTTGATGGGGATTACCGGTCATCTGAATATACCCCAGGGAGAGATTGTTTTTAAAAAGTTTGTCCCGCATACAATAGTCGACCCTGTTTTCATCATCGTCTCTATCTTGGTTTTTGTATCTATTGTGGTAGGAGTCAAAAGATTCTGGAAAGGGATGAAGAATGGTGTCCACCCCAGTGAATCTCAAAATCTATCATTTTTGGATTTTGTAAAGTCTCATGTAATTCCGGTCCTTGTTGACATTTTTAAACATTCGAAATTCAAGGAGTGTGAAGAAAACAGGCCCAGATATCTTGCCCACATGATGATCTTTTACGGGTTCATAGCCCTGGCAATAGTGACGGGAATCGTATTCCTTGGCATATACTTCCTTGGGCTTCATGAGATGCTGCCTCTCCACCAGTTAAATCCCATAAAAATCCTGGCAAACCTTGGAGCTCTTGCTCTCTTTACAGGTTGTACACTCGTAATATCGAACAGACTCAAGGCAGACGAAGATAAGAGCAGGAGTACATACCTTGACTGGGTATTTATCATAATGGTATATCTGATAGCCATTTCAGGGATACTTACGGAAGTTACGAGACTGTTCGATGTTGCTGCCTTAGCCTATCCTTTATATTTTGTCCATCTAATCTTAGTCTTCTATCTTATAGCCTACCTGCCATTCTCAAAATTTGCCCATTTTATCTACCGAACTGTAGCGTTGGTTTATGCCAGTTATTCGGGGAGAGAGATAAGAGGATAA
- the aprB gene encoding adenylyl-sulfate reductase subunit beta, with protein MPSYVITEKCDGCKGQDKTACMHICPNDLMVLDKEKMKAYNQEPSYCWECYCCVKICPQQAMDVRGYADFMPLGAASTPLRGSEDIMWTITFRDGRIKRFKYPIRTTPEGSIAPFAGFPEANAADINNQLLLGEPDIMGVTSLPTKN; from the coding sequence ATGCCAAGTTATGTCATTACGGAAAAATGTGACGGCTGTAAAGGGCAGGATAAAACGGCTTGTATGCATATATGTCCTAACGATCTTATGGTTCTGGACAAGGAGAAGATGAAGGCATACAATCAGGAGCCTTCATATTGCTGGGAGTGTTACTGTTGTGTAAAGATATGTCCGCAGCAAGCTATGGATGTGAGAGGTTATGCAGACTTTATGCCTCTTGGTGCTGCATCAACACCCTTGAGAGGGTCAGAAGATATCATGTGGACAATAACTTTCAGGGACGGTAGGATAAAGAGGTTTAAGTATCCGATAAGGACCACACCAGAGGGTTCAATAGCTCCATTCGCAGGATTTCCTGAGGCAAATGCAGCGGATATAAACAATCAATTGCTCCTAGGAGAGCCTGACATAATGGGAGTAACATCGCTCCCGACAAAAAATTAG
- a CDS encoding YkgJ family cysteine cluster protein: MLMDMGIVEPVKRTLDSKFNFVCHSDMSCFTGCCSRTSIILTPYDVVRIKNRLGISSGDFLEKYTYTYIDEANSHPYAVLKTMEDDKEVGCPFVSSEGCTIYEDRPSNCRYYPVGQGLMISGSDEGPVKEEFYFFIRDPNCLGYQGDKEWTIGSWRIDQGADLYDEMNKEWKEIQLRRNPSESSKLDSNKQAMLYMASYDIDKFKKFVFESKLVDILEIDKEEVAKIKNDEIALMKFGFKYLKYILMLEETLKVKDECRNHHINS; the protein is encoded by the coding sequence ATGTTAATGGATATGGGTATCGTAGAACCTGTTAAACGCACACTGGATTCTAAGTTCAATTTCGTATGTCATAGTGACATGAGTTGTTTTACCGGATGTTGCAGCCGTACCAGTATAATTCTTACCCCATATGACGTAGTAAGGATAAAGAATAGGTTGGGAATCTCTTCAGGAGATTTCCTCGAGAAATACACCTACACCTATATTGATGAAGCGAATTCACATCCTTATGCAGTACTTAAGACCATGGAAGATGATAAAGAGGTGGGATGTCCCTTTGTTTCATCTGAAGGTTGCACTATTTATGAAGACCGGCCTTCTAACTGTCGCTATTATCCTGTCGGTCAAGGTCTTATGATAAGTGGTTCAGATGAAGGACCAGTAAAAGAAGAATTTTATTTCTTTATAAGAGATCCAAATTGTCTTGGTTATCAGGGGGACAAAGAGTGGACAATAGGTAGTTGGAGGATTGACCAGGGGGCTGACCTTTATGATGAGATGAACAAGGAGTGGAAAGAGATCCAGTTAAGGAGGAACCCGTCTGAGTCTTCCAAGCTCGACTCAAATAAACAGGCAATGCTTTATATGGCAAGTTATGATATAGATAAATTTAAAAAATTTGTATTTGAGAGTAAATTGGTCGATATCCTTGAAATTGATAAGGAGGAGGTCGCAAAGATAAAGAATGATGAAATAGCACTGATGAAGTTTGGATTCAAATACCTGAAATATATTTTGATGCTTGAAGAAACGTTGAAAGTAAAGGATGAATGTAGAAATCATCACATAAATTCGTAA
- a CDS encoding YkgJ family cysteine cluster protein gives MNEEYAEKRRILSLEDGFRFSCHNEIPCFNTCCADINIFLMPYDILRMRKATGFSSGEFLKEYTISLLAEEGLPLVVLKMMEDKNKVCPFVTFDGCKIYQDRPWSCRMYPVFPAPSGEQGFVIKEGESCLGCKEEKLWTLEGWKKDQGIDLYDKMNGSYEEITLHDYFLKGNKLDPEMSKMLYMACYDLDEFKRFIFETRFFDINDMERELIERIKENEVELLNFGYKWVRSNLLGEDTLRLNYGVFDSILNADSKI, from the coding sequence ATGAATGAAGAGTATGCTGAAAAACGCCGAATACTTTCTCTGGAGGACGGATTCAGATTTTCATGTCATAATGAAATTCCCTGTTTTAACACCTGTTGCGCTGATATAAATATCTTTCTCATGCCTTATGATATCCTGAGGATGAGAAAGGCTACGGGGTTCTCTTCGGGGGAATTCTTAAAGGAGTATACCATATCACTCTTGGCAGAAGAGGGGTTGCCTTTAGTAGTACTTAAGATGATGGAGGATAAAAATAAGGTCTGTCCTTTTGTTACTTTTGATGGGTGTAAGATATACCAGGATAGGCCGTGGTCATGCAGGATGTATCCAGTATTTCCCGCTCCTTCAGGAGAACAAGGGTTTGTTATAAAGGAAGGGGAATCATGTCTTGGATGTAAAGAGGAAAAATTGTGGACACTAGAAGGGTGGAAGAAGGATCAGGGGATCGATCTCTATGATAAAATGAATGGATCTTATGAGGAAATAACCCTGCATGATTACTTTCTGAAGGGGAATAAACTTGACCCAGAAATGTCTAAAATGCTTTATATGGCATGTTATGACCTAGACGAGTTTAAAAGATTTATTTTTGAAACAAGATTTTTTGATATCAATGATATGGAAAGGGAACTTATTGAAAGGATAAAAGAAAACGAGGTAGAACTCCTAAATTTTGGATATAAATGGGTAAGATCCAATCTTTTAGGGGAGGACACTTTGAGACTTAATTATGGGGTATTTGATAGCATCCTGAATGCTGATAGTAAAATATAA
- a CDS encoding FAD-dependent oxidoreductase, producing the protein MDKKIGVYICCGCEIGESLDIDALSGVASSEYKVPICKNHPMLCGKEGSSLIRSDVEKEGVNTVVIAACSPREKTDVFLYDPTAISMERINLREHVVWCHSPNDEDTQMLAEDYMRMGIAKAQKMAPLEPFSEEIDKTVLVVGGGITGITSALEAAKAGKEVVLVEKGPELGGWMAKIWKQYPKTPPYLELQDTGIDSKIKEVKSNTKIRIYTGAKIEKTEGAPGLFNVTISQDEKSETVRVGSIVEATGWQPYDAKKLGHLGFGKSPDVVTNIMIEEMAKKGKFARPSDGKEVKSVAFIQCAGSRDSNHLPYCSTYCCLTSLKQAAYIREHDSDTKVYILYKDIRTPAQFELFYKKIQEDPGVFLTKGEVVGVSEDSDNGLIIDVDNTLLGDKIQINADMVVLATGMVPTAGIEVKELEPEESDEASEERKQEEIPKDLIIPSDILNLKYRQGPELPSLIYGFPDSHYICFPYETRRTGIYAAGCVRQPMDGAACTDDAAGAAMKAIQCVELTAQGKAVHPRAGDMSYPELYMSRCTQCKRCTEECPFGAYNEDEKGNPLPNPTRCRRCGICMGSCPERIISFKDYSVDIIGSMVKAIEVPEEDEEKPRVLAFLCENDAYPSLDIVGRKRLSYNPYVRVIPLRCLGNVNLVWIADALSSGIDGVILIGCKHGDDYQCHYIKGSELASVRMGKIKETLDRLRLESDRVQILELSIDEYAQLPSIFDDFMETIEKVGPNPYKDM; encoded by the coding sequence ATGGATAAGAAAATCGGGGTTTACATATGTTGTGGTTGTGAGATTGGGGAATCTCTTGACATAGATGCTCTGTCCGGTGTTGCAAGTTCTGAGTACAAAGTTCCAATATGTAAGAATCACCCCATGTTATGTGGCAAGGAAGGTTCTTCCCTTATAAGAAGTGATGTAGAGAAGGAGGGGGTTAATACTGTTGTTATTGCTGCCTGTTCTCCCAGAGAAAAGACCGATGTTTTCTTATACGATCCTACGGCTATTAGTATGGAAAGAATCAATTTAAGAGAACATGTTGTATGGTGTCATTCCCCGAATGATGAAGATACTCAGATGCTGGCGGAAGACTATATGAGAATGGGGATCGCTAAGGCACAAAAAATGGCCCCTCTAGAGCCTTTTAGTGAAGAGATAGATAAAACAGTTCTTGTAGTGGGTGGTGGAATAACAGGAATAACTTCAGCGCTTGAGGCAGCCAAAGCCGGGAAAGAAGTAGTTCTTGTTGAAAAGGGACCAGAGCTAGGTGGTTGGATGGCTAAGATATGGAAACAGTATCCTAAAACTCCGCCATACCTTGAACTTCAGGATACGGGAATAGATTCAAAGATCAAAGAGGTAAAGTCCAATACGAAGATTAGGATATATACCGGCGCCAAAATAGAGAAGACGGAAGGTGCACCTGGTTTATTTAATGTTACCATAAGCCAAGACGAAAAGTCTGAGACGGTAAGGGTAGGATCGATAGTTGAGGCTACCGGTTGGCAGCCTTACGATGCCAAAAAACTAGGACATCTGGGTTTTGGTAAGAGCCCAGATGTGGTAACAAATATCATGATAGAAGAGATGGCTAAAAAAGGGAAATTTGCCCGTCCATCGGATGGAAAAGAGGTTAAGAGTGTGGCATTTATCCAGTGTGCCGGGTCGAGAGACAGCAATCACCTGCCGTATTGTTCCACGTATTGTTGTCTTACTTCGCTCAAACAGGCCGCATATATAAGGGAACATGACAGCGATACAAAGGTTTACATACTCTACAAAGACATAAGAACCCCTGCTCAATTTGAGCTTTTTTATAAGAAGATACAGGAAGACCCTGGCGTTTTTCTGACAAAAGGTGAAGTAGTAGGAGTCTCTGAAGATTCTGATAATGGTCTTATAATAGATGTGGATAACACCTTGCTAGGCGATAAGATACAGATAAATGCCGATATGGTTGTTCTGGCAACCGGTATGGTTCCAACCGCTGGAATAGAGGTAAAAGAGTTGGAGCCGGAAGAATCTGATGAAGCTTCAGAGGAAAGAAAACAAGAAGAGATACCAAAAGATCTTATTATACCATCGGATATTTTAAATCTGAAATACAGGCAGGGACCGGAACTGCCAAGTTTGATATATGGGTTTCCTGACTCTCACTACATATGTTTTCCATATGAAACTAGAAGGACTGGTATCTATGCTGCCGGATGTGTAAGACAGCCTATGGATGGCGCTGCCTGTACGGATGATGCAGCAGGGGCTGCAATGAAAGCTATTCAGTGTGTTGAACTTACTGCTCAGGGAAAAGCAGTCCATCCAAGGGCAGGAGATATGAGCTATCCTGAGTTATATATGTCCAGATGTACACAGTGCAAGAGGTGTACTGAAGAATGTCCCTTTGGCGCGTACAACGAGGATGAGAAGGGCAACCCACTACCAAACCCGACCAGATGTCGAAGGTGCGGTATATGTATGGGGTCATGTCCGGAGAGGATCATCTCTTTTAAGGATTATTCTGTGGACATTATCGGGTCTATGGTCAAGGCTATAGAAGTCCCCGAAGAGGACGAGGAGAAACCAAGGGTCTTAGCCTTTCTATGTGAAAACGACGCTTATCCTTCCCTGGATATTGTAGGTCGTAAACGCCTTTCTTACAATCCCTATGTGAGGGTTATACCATTGAGATGTTTAGGCAATGTTAATCTCGTATGGATTGCCGATGCCCTCTCCAGCGGTATAGATGGGGTTATTTTAATAGGGTGCAAACACGGTGATGACTACCAGTGTCACTATATTAAAGGAAGCGAACTGGCAAGCGTTAGGATGGGAAAGATTAAAGAGACTCTGGACAGACTTCGCCTTGAATCTGACAGAGTACAAATACTGGAACTATCCATTGATGAATATGCTCAGTTGCCGAGTATCTTCGATGATTTTATGGAAACGATAGAAAAGGTCGGTCCAAACCCATATAAGGATATGTAG
- the aprA gene encoding adenylyl-sulfate reductase subunit alpha produces the protein MKEFATEVVETDVLILGGGMAGCGAAVEAAYWAKPLGLKVTLVDKAAIDRSGPVAMGLSAINTYMGMDGKVTANSRMPERFVEYVTNDQCGLTRQDLVYDVARHVDSTVKHFDKWGLPIWKDEAGNFRKSGEWQVMISGESYKIIVAEAAKNAMATLGDKGQIIERVMITHLLKDDNEPDRVCGAIGFSVREEKIYVFKAKATIALMGGAVHVFRPRSQAEAFGRSWMPPFVSGSVYALVLQAGGELTQMDVTFVPPRFKDSYGPVGTFFLLFKTPATNGEGGAYVGGYPEELKAWEPYASAKPCPTALRNYEMILCAKEGKIPFLMHTNKVAERLKNEITDPKALKKALREFENEAWEDFLDMTIAGATNWAAHNVDPLEKPMELQLSDTVFIGSHACSCGSWTCGAEDLMPKEYVDSFPEQYNCMTTVKGLFTAGCGVGACAHKFSSGSHVQGRIAAKSAAKYANDRKGYSPTVSDASIGKLKETILKPLAFFEEKCGYTTSSDVNPEYVSPHNFLFRLQKIMGEYVGGWETLYGTNDKLLEIALWKLGFCAEDIEKLAAADLHELMRAWETIHRYYVGEACARTRLARKESRWPGYYYKFDYLKLDENEKHFVNVKYDADKKEWSVFNRPMIPII, from the coding sequence ATGAAAGAGTTTGCAACTGAAGTTGTGGAAACTGATGTATTGATACTCGGTGGAGGAATGGCTGGCTGTGGTGCTGCAGTAGAAGCTGCATATTGGGCAAAGCCGCTGGGGTTAAAGGTAACTCTTGTGGACAAGGCTGCAATAGACAGAAGCGGTCCTGTTGCAATGGGGCTTTCTGCCATTAATACCTATATGGGAATGGATGGAAAGGTAACCGCGAATTCCCGTATGCCGGAAAGGTTTGTTGAATATGTGACAAATGATCAGTGTGGTCTGACAAGACAGGACCTGGTCTATGATGTTGCAAGACATGTGGATTCGACCGTCAAACACTTCGATAAATGGGGTCTTCCTATATGGAAGGATGAGGCAGGAAACTTTCGAAAATCAGGTGAATGGCAGGTGATGATATCCGGCGAGAGTTACAAGATTATCGTGGCAGAGGCAGCAAAGAACGCTATGGCCACCCTTGGTGATAAAGGACAGATAATTGAAAGGGTTATGATTACACATCTACTAAAGGATGATAATGAACCCGACAGAGTCTGTGGTGCAATTGGTTTTAGCGTCAGGGAAGAAAAGATCTATGTGTTTAAGGCTAAGGCAACTATCGCTCTGATGGGTGGTGCGGTCCATGTATTCAGGCCAAGGTCTCAGGCTGAAGCTTTTGGAAGGTCATGGATGCCCCCCTTTGTTAGCGGATCAGTCTATGCCCTTGTACTCCAGGCCGGTGGTGAGCTTACACAGATGGATGTGACATTTGTTCCTCCGAGGTTCAAGGATTCCTATGGTCCTGTAGGAACCTTCTTTCTGCTCTTTAAGACGCCTGCAACGAATGGCGAAGGCGGGGCATACGTTGGTGGATATCCGGAAGAGTTAAAGGCGTGGGAACCTTATGCAAGTGCTAAGCCCTGTCCAACTGCTCTCCGAAACTATGAGATGATACTCTGCGCGAAGGAAGGCAAAATACCCTTCCTCATGCACACAAATAAAGTGGCAGAAAGGCTCAAGAATGAGATAACAGATCCAAAGGCACTGAAGAAGGCGTTAAGAGAGTTTGAAAACGAAGCATGGGAAGACTTCCTCGACATGACAATTGCAGGCGCTACAAACTGGGCTGCACATAATGTTGACCCATTGGAAAAACCGATGGAGCTTCAGTTGTCAGACACCGTCTTCATAGGTTCACATGCCTGCTCTTGTGGTTCATGGACCTGTGGTGCTGAAGATCTGATGCCAAAAGAGTATGTTGATTCATTTCCTGAACAGTATAACTGTATGACCACTGTCAAGGGTCTGTTTACAGCAGGTTGCGGAGTAGGTGCATGTGCGCATAAGTTTTCAAGTGGCTCACACGTACAGGGAAGGATAGCAGCAAAGTCAGCGGCAAAATATGCCAATGACAGGAAGGGCTATTCTCCAACTGTGTCCGATGCTTCTATAGGTAAATTAAAGGAAACAATATTGAAACCACTTGCCTTCTTCGAAGAAAAATGCGGATATACAACGAGCTCCGATGTGAATCCTGAATATGTCTCCCCGCATAATTTCCTTTTCAGGCTGCAGAAGATAATGGGAGAGTACGTTGGTGGATGGGAGACATTGTATGGAACGAATGACAAGCTGCTCGAGATCGCCCTCTGGAAGTTGGGTTTCTGTGCAGAGGATATAGAGAAGCTTGCTGCTGCGGATCTACATGAGCTTATGAGGGCTTGGGAGACTATCCACAGGTACTATGTTGGCGAGGCATGCGCCAGGACAAGGCTTGCCAGGAAAGAGTCAAGATGGCCAGGATACTACTATAAGTTCGATTACCTGAAACTGGATGAAAATGAGAAGCATTTTGTAAATGTAAAGTACGATGCTGATAAGAAGGAATGGAGCGTATTTAATAGGCCGATGATTCCTATTATCTAA
- a CDS encoding CoB--CoM heterodisulfide reductase iron-sulfur subunit A family protein: protein MVDTGVFNKDILVVGGGISGLTTALEAAEAGYRVILVEKEAFLGGRVARLNKYYTKLCPPSCGLEINFKRMKRNPNLHYFTLAEVESVSGEEGNYDVAIRVQPRYVNDNCTACGECEKVCATEIEDDFNLGINKTKAAYIPYQMAFPLKYVLAPEIIGTDDAKKCLEACKYNAIDLEMQPETINVKVGSIVVTTGWKPYDASKIDNLGFGKYENVITNVMMERLAAPNGPTNGKILRPSDGKEVKNVIFAQCAGSRDENHLPYCSAVCCLASLKQATYVREQNQESKVTIFYIDVRAIGRFEDFYVKVQSDENVTLIKGKVAKVEEDPVTKDPIVEVEDTLSGEKIKTKADLVVLATGIVPNMLEDKIPVNITCDEFGFAVPDPSKTGIYAAGCAKRPIGVSGAVQDATGAALKAIQSTLRR from the coding sequence ATGGTGGATACAGGAGTTTTTAACAAAGATATTCTTGTTGTCGGAGGGGGGATCAGTGGGCTCACCACGGCTCTTGAGGCTGCGGAAGCAGGATACAGGGTCATCCTCGTAGAAAAAGAAGCTTTTCTGGGGGGAAGGGTAGCCAGACTAAACAAATACTATACAAAACTCTGTCCTCCAAGCTGTGGACTGGAGATAAACTTCAAGAGGATGAAGCGTAACCCGAACCTTCATTACTTTACACTGGCAGAGGTAGAATCGGTTTCAGGTGAGGAAGGGAATTATGATGTGGCAATCAGAGTGCAACCCAGGTATGTTAACGATAACTGTACTGCCTGTGGAGAATGTGAGAAGGTATGTGCTACAGAAATCGAAGATGATTTTAACCTGGGGATAAATAAGACCAAAGCTGCTTATATTCCTTACCAAATGGCTTTTCCCCTTAAATATGTGTTAGCCCCTGAGATTATTGGAACAGACGATGCAAAGAAGTGTTTAGAAGCCTGTAAGTACAACGCTATTGATTTAGAAATGCAGCCCGAGACTATCAATGTAAAAGTTGGTTCTATAGTTGTTACTACTGGTTGGAAGCCGTATGATGCTTCAAAAATAGACAATCTGGGTTTTGGAAAATACGAAAATGTAATAACTAATGTTATGATGGAAAGATTGGCGGCTCCCAATGGACCTACAAATGGAAAGATATTAAGGCCATCCGATGGGAAAGAGGTCAAGAATGTCATATTCGCGCAGTGTGCCGGATCAAGGGATGAGAATCATCTGCCGTATTGTTCAGCCGTATGCTGTTTGGCATCTCTGAAACAGGCTACATATGTACGGGAGCAGAATCAGGAATCGAAGGTCACCATTTTTTACATAGATGTAAGGGCAATTGGAAGATTCGAAGACTTCTATGTAAAGGTTCAGAGTGATGAAAACGTGACACTTATTAAGGGGAAAGTAGCAAAGGTTGAAGAAGACCCTGTTACAAAAGACCCTATAGTGGAAGTGGAAGATACGCTGTCAGGTGAGAAGATCAAGACAAAAGCTGACCTGGTTGTTTTAGCCACGGGGATAGTTCCAAATATGTTAGAAGATAAAATCCCTGTGAATATAACTTGTGACGAATTTGGATTTGCAGTCCCTGATCCATCTAAGACAGGCATATACGCAGCCGGTTGTGCCAAGAGACCCATAGGGGTTTCGGGGGCGGTTCAAGATGCAACAGGGGCAGCCCTGAAGGCCATTCAAAGTACTTTAAGGAGGTAG